A single bacterium DNA region contains:
- the mce gene encoding methylmalonyl-CoA epimerase yields the protein MISGIDHVGIAVESIDEAKRFYQALGLEVAAVEEVPQDGVRVAMIPVGGTRIELLEAIRDDSPVAKFLQKRGEGIHHVCLATNDIRADDEQLRGAGAHLIREEPTCGAEGCWVQFVHPRSASGVLIELSQRDSGGASERERDG from the coding sequence TTGATTAGTGGAATCGACCATGTCGGAATTGCGGTCGAGTCGATCGACGAGGCGAAGCGGTTCTACCAGGCCCTGGGTCTCGAGGTCGCGGCGGTGGAGGAGGTCCCCCAGGACGGCGTGCGCGTGGCGATGATTCCGGTCGGGGGCACTCGGATCGAGCTGCTCGAGGCGATCCGCGACGACTCACCGGTGGCCAAGTTCCTCCAGAAGAGAGGCGAAGGAATACACCATGTCTGTCTGGCGACCAACGACATCCGCGCGGATGACGAGCAGTTGCGCGGTGCCGGGGCGCATCTTATTAGAGAGGAACCCACGTGTGGAGCCGAGGGCTGTTGGGTGCAGTTTGTTCATCCCCGAAGCGCAAGCGGAGTACTGATCGAGCTCTCCCAGCGAGACTCCGGAGGCGCTTCCGAGAGAGAGCGGGACGGGTGA